One Brevibacillus choshinensis genomic window carries:
- a CDS encoding HD-GYP domain-containing protein, whose amino-acid sequence MRLVSLRQVRPGMKLGRTVFTEDGKVLLGTGMALTERLIAGLTRSKIDAVYIDDPRTEDIQVEDVIRPETRQIAVEAIEKTFKQITNSNKLARKISLIEMGLHFQRAFSSILDDLLLNKQMIGHLSSISSHSPSLYHHSVNVAVLATAVGMSLGYNRQRLMDLGIGAMLHDIGKLGLPEGLLLKTERWSDEEQEMAKQHTMLGFNMLRKQHDISLLSAHVCLQHHERLNGSGYPQGLQGKQIHEYAQIVGIADVYDSLTSPRPWRKRYMPQDALEYLLGSGGHLFEHQLVNAFIKHIAVFPIGSSVVLNTGEVGVVSRVDPDYSHRPTVRILKDGRGNDVLHPYDLELKESIKLFIVGFEDDDLFRMNEIADSTPS is encoded by the coding sequence ATGAGGTTAGTATCTTTAAGACAAGTTCGGCCAGGAATGAAGCTGGGCCGTACCGTTTTCACCGAGGATGGAAAAGTATTGCTGGGTACGGGCATGGCCTTGACCGAACGTCTCATTGCGGGGCTGACGCGGTCCAAGATTGACGCAGTCTACATCGATGATCCGCGCACGGAAGACATCCAGGTAGAAGACGTCATCCGTCCCGAGACACGGCAAATCGCTGTGGAAGCCATCGAGAAAACGTTCAAACAGATCACCAACTCAAACAAGCTGGCACGGAAGATTTCGTTGATCGAAATGGGCCTGCACTTTCAGCGTGCCTTCAGTTCCATTCTGGATGACCTCTTGCTCAATAAACAAATGATCGGACATCTATCAAGCATTTCCTCCCATTCCCCGTCACTCTATCACCACTCGGTCAATGTGGCTGTGCTGGCTACCGCTGTCGGTATGTCTCTCGGCTACAATCGGCAAAGGCTGATGGATTTGGGGATCGGTGCGATGCTTCACGATATTGGAAAGCTTGGTCTTCCGGAAGGATTGCTGCTAAAAACGGAGCGCTGGTCTGATGAAGAACAGGAAATGGCCAAGCAGCACACGATGCTCGGCTTTAATATGCTTCGAAAGCAGCATGATATCTCTCTCTTGTCTGCGCACGTCTGTCTCCAGCACCACGAACGGCTGAACGGCAGCGGCTATCCCCAGGGGCTGCAAGGCAAACAGATCCATGAGTACGCGCAAATCGTCGGGATCGCAGACGTGTACGATTCGTTGACGTCACCACGTCCATGGCGAAAGCGGTACATGCCCCAGGATGCTCTGGAGTACCTGCTCGGCTCCGGCGGTCACTTGTTTGAGCACCAGCTGGTGAATGCCTTCATCAAGCACATCGCCGTCTTTCCGATCGGGAGCAGTGTCGTACTGAATACTGGTGAGGTAGGGGTCGTCAGTCGCGTGGACCCGGATTACTCTCACCGCCCAACCGTACGCATCTTAAAGGACGGACGTGGCAACGACGTCCTTCATCCTTACGATTTGGAGCTGAAAGAGAGCATCAAGCTGTTCATCGTCGGTTTCGAGGATGATGATTTGTTCCGGATGAACGAAATCGCTGACTCGACTCCTTCTTGA
- the nrdR gene encoding transcriptional regulator NrdR, with protein MRCPFCEYNGTKVLDSRPFNHNKSIRRRRECEQCERRFTTFEMVEETPLLIVKKDGTREEFSREKVLRGLVRACEKRPVSLEVLENVVNDIERELRSCGQAEVPSNDVGEKVMERLYHVDEVAYVRFASVYRQFKDISVFMKELEELLSQARNSHPPFSKE; from the coding sequence ATGCGGTGTCCATTTTGCGAGTATAACGGGACAAAAGTCCTAGATTCGCGTCCGTTTAATCATAATAAATCCATCCGTCGCCGTCGGGAATGTGAACAGTGCGAGCGTCGGTTTACGACCTTTGAAATGGTGGAAGAAACTCCCCTGCTGATTGTCAAAAAAGACGGAACTCGGGAGGAATTCAGTAGAGAGAAGGTATTGCGCGGGTTGGTTCGCGCCTGTGAGAAGCGTCCGGTCTCGCTAGAGGTGCTGGAAAACGTGGTCAATGACATTGAAAGGGAACTGCGCAGCTGCGGCCAGGCGGAAGTTCCTAGCAATGACGTCGGGGAGAAAGTCATGGAGCGTTTGTACCATGTCGATGAGGTGGCATACGTTCGCTTTGCCTCTGTTTACCGCCAGTTCAAGGATATCAGTGTCTTCATGAAGGAGCTGGAGGAGCTGCTCTCGCAGGCACGAAACAGCCATCCTCCTTTTTCCAAAGAATAG
- a CDS encoding replication initiation and membrane attachment family protein: MRRLVWNELLPKDRYVVRVARPLSFSEMGYVTQLYLPIIGVESYTFYQLLAHGVQEVSGAAAESTHRSLMLATSLSLDRLLDARERLEAMGLLEVRRRENLQRDYYYDYLLKPPLTPGEFFADYVLSLMLLNKIENIRYQQLREQYADTIATQLDQEYTIVENVTKDFHEVFQSLKPSELEVKKGSEREQFLTKMETSFPPAAMKSGFEAQVAHPLSVSSLRLYLPDNADASKVLSGTSMEFLYLLCHFYQMDSWGIGQELRDWTLYKPDRSLDAEVLRKRLVQRYSEDKLYRNTSAESLGEEDWGPGQLPEPGSEAFVRACRVLSPLGLLERVVGGRVSKVFLERAETLVFSDGMQPEVVNALLVHTLSSMQMELPKAYMETIRDSWKAKRITTVDEAVKQILERADQRAQSAEKAKSPKKDAGTVRRNGKAVLQDKLPASVEWQREQEKSGQPASKGKLISDDPELSKLLESMRKKQRGE, translated from the coding sequence ATGCGTCGTTTAGTATGGAACGAATTGTTGCCAAAAGATCGATATGTGGTGCGGGTGGCGAGACCGCTCAGCTTTTCCGAGATGGGCTATGTCACGCAATTGTACTTGCCGATCATCGGTGTCGAGTCGTATACGTTTTATCAGCTGCTCGCTCATGGCGTACAGGAAGTGAGCGGTGCTGCGGCTGAGAGTACCCATCGCAGCCTGATGCTCGCGACCTCCTTGTCACTGGATCGGCTTTTGGATGCCCGTGAGCGCCTAGAGGCCATGGGGCTGTTAGAGGTCCGCCGGAGAGAAAACTTGCAGCGGGATTACTACTATGACTATCTGCTGAAGCCGCCGCTCACACCCGGTGAATTTTTTGCAGATTACGTCCTCTCCCTCATGCTGCTGAACAAGATCGAAAATATCCGATACCAGCAGCTTCGAGAGCAGTATGCGGATACGATCGCGACTCAGCTGGATCAGGAATATACCATCGTCGAAAATGTAACGAAAGACTTTCATGAAGTGTTCCAATCGTTGAAACCGTCTGAGCTGGAAGTGAAGAAGGGGTCGGAGAGAGAGCAGTTCTTGACGAAAATGGAGACGAGCTTTCCGCCCGCAGCCATGAAGTCCGGCTTTGAAGCGCAGGTCGCTCATCCGCTCAGCGTCTCGTCTTTGCGCCTGTATTTGCCAGATAATGCAGATGCTTCAAAAGTGCTCAGCGGTACGAGCATGGAGTTTCTGTATTTGCTGTGCCACTTTTATCAAATGGACAGCTGGGGGATCGGTCAGGAGCTGCGGGACTGGACGTTGTACAAGCCAGACCGGAGCCTGGATGCTGAAGTGCTGCGCAAGCGCCTCGTTCAGCGCTATTCCGAGGACAAGCTGTATCGAAATACGTCTGCAGAGAGCCTCGGCGAAGAGGACTGGGGACCGGGGCAGCTGCCTGAGCCGGGCAGCGAAGCATTCGTCCGTGCCTGTAGGGTGCTGTCTCCGCTCGGATTGCTGGAGAGAGTCGTCGGCGGCAGGGTAAGCAAAGTGTTTCTGGAGCGTGCAGAGACCCTGGTATTCTCGGACGGGATGCAGCCAGAGGTCGTCAATGCTCTCTTGGTGCACACCCTCTCCAGCATGCAAATGGAATTGCCGAAAGCGTACATGGAGACCATCCGCGACAGCTGGAAGGCGAAGCGGATTACGACCGTGGATGAAGCGGTGAAGCAAATTTTGGAGCGTGCGGATCAGCGGGCGCAGAGCGCGGAAAAGGCAAAGAGTCCCAAGAAGGATGCCGGTACGGTGCGCCGAAACGGGAAAGCGGTCCTGCAAGACAAGCTGCCGGCGTCCGTGGAATGGCAGAGAGAGCAGGAGAAGAGCGGGCAGCCAGCTTCAAAAGGAAAGCTCATTTCGGATGATCCGGAGCTAAGCAAATTGCTTGAATCCATGCGTAAAAAACAGAGGGGAGAGTGA
- the dnaI gene encoding primosomal protein DnaI produces MESVGQFMKELAKRTPRQLLSPEEQLDKMFRSSVYLQAFQQEHPELTREDYLRSLSDVYTAVKEQYWCERCPGLSECPNLVKGHRTQLQLANRTIVSAIAPCKKQLSHEEDQKRRRMMRSYYASEETMSASFDKLEHDAGNRAAVAAAIQFCNQLGTGEKVKGLYLHGSFGVGKSYLMGAIARQLSESHIASLLVYVPDFIREMKDSISDQSYVGKLELLKEVPVLILDDIGAENLTPWVRDEILGVILNQRANNHLPTLFTSNYSLEELEEHLSISNGNRIERTKAARIMERIRHFVDVHEILRKNQRLES; encoded by the coding sequence ATGGAATCTGTCGGTCAGTTTATGAAAGAGCTGGCAAAGCGTACGCCGCGCCAATTGCTGTCGCCTGAAGAGCAGCTCGATAAAATGTTTCGTTCCAGTGTGTATTTGCAAGCATTCCAGCAGGAGCATCCAGAATTGACACGGGAAGATTACCTGCGTTCGCTCTCCGATGTGTACACAGCCGTAAAGGAGCAGTATTGGTGTGAGCGATGCCCGGGTCTTTCCGAGTGCCCCAATCTGGTAAAAGGACACCGGACGCAGCTTCAGCTGGCCAACCGGACGATTGTCAGTGCGATTGCACCTTGCAAAAAGCAGCTCTCCCACGAAGAAGACCAGAAGCGCAGACGAATGATGCGCAGCTACTACGCATCGGAGGAAACGATGTCTGCGAGCTTCGACAAGCTGGAGCATGATGCCGGCAACCGGGCTGCTGTGGCTGCTGCCATTCAGTTTTGCAATCAGCTGGGGACGGGGGAGAAAGTCAAAGGCCTGTATCTCCACGGCTCTTTCGGGGTCGGAAAAAGCTATCTCATGGGAGCGATCGCGCGTCAGCTCTCGGAGAGCCACATCGCTTCGCTGCTGGTATACGTACCGGACTTCATTCGCGAGATGAAGGATTCCATTTCCGATCAATCGTACGTCGGGAAGCTGGAGCTGCTAAAAGAGGTGCCCGTTCTCATTCTGGACGATATCGGGGCAGAGAACCTGACGCCGTGGGTGCGCGACGAAATCCTGGGTGTCATTTTGAATCAGCGGGCAAACAATCATTTGCCGACCTTGTTCACCTCCAACTATTCGCTGGAAGAGCTGGAGGAGCATTTGTCCATTTCCAACGGCAATCGAATCGAGCGAACCAAAGCGGCGCGAATCATGGAGCGCATCCGCCATTTCGTCGACGTGCATGAGATTTTACGCAAGAACCAGCGTCTGGAGAGCTGA
- a CDS encoding YdcF family protein codes for MKDRKKPRWWRRVLFFTGILIGLGGIWSAYVIYQIEATIKGAVPRHADVGIVLGAAVWGEGPSPGLRERLNHALWLYQEGYVPVLLVTGGLGEGKRLTEAAVMKEYLVERGVPAEHILMETKSTSTYENLLYGQQVLSTHPYQNALLISHDYHLFRAVTMAESLGIPVSPVAVHSQVLFKPYHEAREVLAYSYWQFSRFFTSALQTLVLA; via the coding sequence GTGAAAGACCGCAAAAAACCGCGTTGGTGGCGACGCGTTCTCTTTTTTACGGGCATTCTCATCGGGCTCGGAGGCATCTGGTCCGCCTACGTCATCTATCAGATCGAGGCGACAATAAAGGGCGCAGTCCCTCGTCATGCGGATGTCGGGATTGTGCTGGGTGCTGCTGTGTGGGGGGAAGGTCCCAGTCCCGGCCTGCGCGAGCGGCTGAATCACGCCTTGTGGCTCTATCAGGAAGGGTATGTACCTGTCTTGCTGGTAACAGGAGGGCTCGGAGAAGGCAAGCGGCTGACGGAAGCCGCCGTCATGAAGGAATACCTGGTCGAGCGTGGTGTCCCTGCGGAGCACATCCTCATGGAGACGAAGTCCACCTCGACATACGAAAACCTGCTGTATGGCCAGCAGGTCTTGTCTACTCATCCCTATCAAAATGCGCTGTTGATCAGTCACGACTACCATCTGTTTCGAGCCGTGACCATGGCTGAGTCTCTGGGAATCCCGGTATCTCCGGTGGCCGTCCATTCCCAGGTCCTGTTCAAGCCGTATCACGAAGCCAGAGAAGTGCTCGCGTATTCCTACTGGCAATTCTCTCGCTTCTTCACCTCAGCTCTCCAGACGCTGGTTCTTGCGTAA